The following are encoded in a window of Coregonus clupeaformis isolate EN_2021a chromosome 34, ASM2061545v1, whole genome shotgun sequence genomic DNA:
- the LOC121549810 gene encoding eukaryotic translation initiation factor 2 subunit 3-like produces MAGDESGITLGQPHLSKQDLNYLDVSTLTPLSQEIISRQATINIGTIGHVAHGKSTVVKAISGVHTVRFKNELERNITIKLGYANAKVYKLDDPSCPRPECYRSCGSSTPDEFPTDIPGTKGNFKLVRHVSFVDCPGHDILMATMLNGAAVMDAALLLIAGNESCPQPQTSEHLAAIEIMKLKHILILQNKIDLVKESQAKEQYEQILAFVQGTVAEGAPIIPISAQLKYNIEVVCEYIVKKIPVPIRDFTSEPRLIVIRSFDVNKPGCEVDDLKGGVAGGSILKGVLKVGQELEVRPGIVSKDHEGKLMCKPIFSKIVSLFAEHNDLQYAAPGGLIGVGTKIDPTLCRADRMVGQVLGAVGALPEIFTELEISYFLLRRLLGVRTEGDKKAAKVQKLSKNEVLMVNIGSLSTGGRVSAVKADLAKIVLTNPVCTEVGEKIALSRRVEKHWRLIGWGQIRRGVTITPTVDDD; encoded by the exons ATGGCGGGTGACGAGTCTGGAATAACGCTGGGTCAGCCTCATCTTTCCAAACAAGATCTAAATTATCTC GATGTGTCCACCCTGACCCCGCTCTCTCAAGAGATCATCAGCAGACAGGCCACCATCAACATTG GCACCATTGGTCATGTGGCCCACGGGAAGTCGACGGTGGTCAAGGCCATCTCAGGGGTTCACACTGTCCGCTTCAAGAACGAGCTGGAGAGGAACATCACCATCAAGCTAGGTTACGCTAACGCCAAG GTGTATAAGCTGGACGACCCCAGCTGTCCCAGGCCAGAGTGCTACAGGTCGTGTGGCTCCAGTACTCCTGATGAGTTCCCCACAGACATCCCTGGAACCAAGGGCAACTTCAAACTGGTCAGACATGTGTCCTTCGTGGACTGTCCTGGTCATGACATTCTGATGGCCACTATGTTGAATGGAGCAGCTGTCATGGACGCTGCCCTCCTCCTCATTG cggGTAACGAGTCGTGTCCCCAGCCCCAGACCTCTGAGCACCTGGCTGCCATAGAGATCATGAAGCTCAAACACATCCTGATCCTCCAGAACAAGATCGATCTGGTCAAGGAGAGCCAGGCCAAGGAGCAGTACGAACAGATCCTAGCCTTCGTACAGG GTACAGTGGCAGAGGGAGCACCTATCATTCCTATCTCAGCCCAGCTGAAGTACAACATAGAGGTGGTGTGTGAATACATTGTCAAGAAGATCCCTGTCCCCATCAGAGACTTCACCTCAGAACCTAGACTCATTG TGATCCGGTCGTTTGATGTCAACAAGCCGGGTTGTGAGGTAGACGACCTAAAAGGAGGTGTGGCCGGAGGCAGTATTCTAAAAGGCGTGCTCAAG GTGGGTCAGGAGTTGGAGGTGCGTCCAGGCATTGTGTCTAAGGACCATGAGGGGAAGCTGATGTGTAAACCCATTTTCTCCAAGATCGTCTCACTGTTTGCTGAACACAACGACTTACAGTATGCAGCACCCGGAGGACTCATCG GTGTAGGCACTAAGATTGACCCGACCCTGTGCAGAGCTGACCGTATGGTAGGCCAGGTGCTGGGAGCGGTCGGAGCGCTACCTGAGATCTTCACAGAGCTGGAAATCTCCTACTTCCTGTTGAGGAGGCTTCTGGGAGTCCGCACTGAAGGAGACAAGAAGGCCGCCAAG GTCCAGAAGCTGTCTAAGAATGAGGTGTTGATGGTGAACATCGGTAGTCTGTCTACAGGCGGCAGAGTGAGCGCAGTGAAGGCTGATCTGGCCAAGATCGTCCTGACCAACCCTGTCTGCACAGAGGTTGGAGAGAAGATCGCTCTCAGCCGTCGTGTGGAGAAACATTGGCg TCTGATTGGCTGGGGCCAGATCAGAAGGGGCGTGACTATCACCCCCACGGTGGACGATGACTGA
- the klhl15 gene encoding kelch-like protein 15 isoform X3, whose protein sequence is MSGGEVEVYLSQVHDGSVSSGFRTLYEERLLLDVTLLIEEHHFQAHKALLATQSDYFRVMFTADMRERDQDKIHMKGLTAAGFGHVLRFMYYGSLELSMVTVQEILQAAMYVQLTEVVEFCCSFLLSKICLENCAEVMRLLEDFSVGVEGVQEQLDNFLLENFVPLMSRPDFLSYLSLERLQAYLDSDALSRFPEIELYESVQAWLRHDRRRWRHTDTVVQSLRFCLMTAANVFEKVKTSEFYRYSRQLRQEVDQALSYFHDVNEQPLVETRSNRIRSVRPQTAVFRGMIGHSMVNSKILLLHRPKVWWELEGPQVPLRPDCLAIVNNFAFLLGGEELGSDGEFHASSKVYRYDPRQNSWLRMADMSVPRSEFAVGVIGKFIYAVAGRTRDETFYSTERYDITADRWEFVDPYPVNKYGHEGTVLNGKLYITGGITSSSTSKQVCVFDPGRDAGGGVCVAGSGGAGTTDTHRTRSARTPILPNTHTSCWENKSKMNYARCFHKMISHNGKLYVFGGVCVILRASFESQGCPSTEVYDPETDEWTILASMPIGRSGHGVAVLDRQIMVLGGLCYNGHYSDSILTFDPDDNKWKEDEYPRMPCKLDGLQVCTLHFPEYVLEHVRRCS, encoded by the exons ATGTCGGGGGGTGAGGTGGAGGTGTACCTGTCCCAGGTGCATGATGGGAGCGTGTCCTCAGGGTTCCGGACGCTGTACGAGGAGAGGCTCCTATTGGACGTCACACTGCTCATAGAGGAACACCACTTCCAG GCTCACAAGGCCCTGCTGGCGACCCAGAGTGACTACTTCCGGGTCATGTTCACAGCAGACATGCGAGAGAGAGACCAGGACAAGATCCACATGAAGGGGTTAACAGCTGCCGGCTTCGGCCACGTCCTGAGGTTCATGTACTACGGTTCACTGGAGCTCAGCATGGTCACTGTGCAGGAGATactacag GCGGCCATGTACGTCCAGCTGACAGAGGTGGTAGAGTTCTGCTGTTCCTTCCTGCTGTCTAAGATCTGTCTGGAGAACTGTGCCGAGGTGATGAGGCTGCTGGAGGACTTCAGCGTGGGTGTGGAGGGTGTGCAGGAGCAGCTCGACAACTTTCTGCTTGAGAACTTTGTTCCTCTGATGAGCAGACCTGACTTCCTGTCCTACCTCAGCCTGGAGAGACTGCAG gcgtACCTGGACAGTGATGCCCTGAGTCGCTTCCCAGAGATAGAGCTGTATGAGTCTGTCCAGGCCTGGCTACGACACGACCGGCGCCGctggagacacacagacactgtcGTCCAGTCTCTACGCTTCTGCCTCATGACCGCCGCTAATGTCTTCGAgaag GTGAAGACGTCAGAGTTCTATCGTTACTCTCGACAACTGCGTCAGGAGGTGGACCAGGCTCTCAGCTACTTCCACGACGTCAACGAGCAGCCGCTGGTCGAGACGCGGTCCAACCGCATCCGCTCGGTCCGACCACAGACCGCCGTGTTCAGGGGCATGATCGGACACAGCATGGTCAACAGCAAGATCCTACTGCTGCACAGACCCAAG GTGTGGTGGGAGTTGGAAGGTCCCCAGGTCCCTCTCCGTCCAGACTGCTTGGCCATTGTCAACAACTTTGCCTTCCTGTTGGGTGGGGAGGAGCTAGGGTCTGACGGGGAGTTCCACGCCTCCTCTAAAGTCTACCGCTACGACCCCCGCCAGAACTCCTGGCTACGCATGGCCGACATGTCTGTACCCAG GTCAGAGTTTGCAGTGGGGGTCATTGGTAAGTTCATCTATGCGGTTGCTGGCCGGACACGGGACGAGACATTCTATTCCACGGAGCGCTATGACATCACGGCGGACCGCTGGGAGTTTGTGGACCCGTACCCGGTCAACAAGTACGGTCACGAGGGCACGGTCCTGAACGGTAAACTCTACATCACTGGAGGAATCACATCCTCATCCACCTccaaacaggtgtgtgtgttcgaCCCTGGGCGGGACGCAGGGGGAGGGGTTTGTGTGGCGGGCTCGGGGGGAGCTGGTACGACGGACACACACAGGACGCGCTCAGCTCGCACTCCCATcctacccaacacacacaccagctgCTGGGAGAACAAGTCGAAGATGAACTACGCTCGCTGCTTCCATAAGATGATCTCCCACAACGGGAAGCTTTATGTGTTCGGGGGGGTGTGTGTGATCCTTCGGGCGTCGTTCGAGTCACAGGGCTGCCCGTCCACGGAGGTCTATGACCCTGAGACAGATGAGTGGACCATCCTGGCGTCGATGCCCATCGGGCGCAGTGGGCATGGTGTGGCGGTGCTGGACAGACAGATCATGGTGCTGGGGGGCCTCTGCTATAACGGACACTACTCTGACTCCATCCTCACCTTCGACCCGGACGACAACAAGTGGAAGGAAGACGAGTATCCCAGGATGCCTTGCAAACTGGACGGGCTGCAGGTGTGCACTTTGCACTTCCCTGAGTACGTCCTGGAGCACGTCCGGCGCTGCAGCTGA
- the klhl15 gene encoding kelch-like protein 15 isoform X1, translating into MSEGARSAWSKRGCGDSQRRDQGKHKQRKCERPINLLSAKLETGLEAPKRCVMSGGEVEVYLSQVHDGSVSSGFRTLYEERLLLDVTLLIEEHHFQAHKALLATQSDYFRVMFTADMRERDQDKIHMKGLTAAGFGHVLRFMYYGSLELSMVTVQEILQAAMYVQLTEVVEFCCSFLLSKICLENCAEVMRLLEDFSVGVEGVQEQLDNFLLENFVPLMSRPDFLSYLSLERLQAYLDSDALSRFPEIELYESVQAWLRHDRRRWRHTDTVVQSLRFCLMTAANVFEKVKTSEFYRYSRQLRQEVDQALSYFHDVNEQPLVETRSNRIRSVRPQTAVFRGMIGHSMVNSKILLLHRPKVWWELEGPQVPLRPDCLAIVNNFAFLLGGEELGSDGEFHASSKVYRYDPRQNSWLRMADMSVPRSEFAVGVIGKFIYAVAGRTRDETFYSTERYDITADRWEFVDPYPVNKYGHEGTVLNGKLYITGGITSSSTSKQVCVFDPGRDAGGGVCVAGSGGAGTTDTHRTRSARTPILPNTHTSCWENKSKMNYARCFHKMISHNGKLYVFGGVCVILRASFESQGCPSTEVYDPETDEWTILASMPIGRSGHGVAVLDRQIMVLGGLCYNGHYSDSILTFDPDDNKWKEDEYPRMPCKLDGLQVCTLHFPEYVLEHVRRCS; encoded by the exons ATGTCAGAAGGAGCCAGGTCTGCCTGGTCAAAGAGGGGTTGTGGGGACTCGCAGCGCCGAG ATCAGGGCAAACATAAACAGAGGAAATGTGAGCGTCCCATCAACCTGCTGTCAGCTAAGCTTGAGACTGGCCTTGAGGCCCCCAAAAG gtgTGTGATGTCGGGGGGTGAGGTGGAGGTGTACCTGTCCCAGGTGCATGATGGGAGCGTGTCCTCAGGGTTCCGGACGCTGTACGAGGAGAGGCTCCTATTGGACGTCACACTGCTCATAGAGGAACACCACTTCCAG GCTCACAAGGCCCTGCTGGCGACCCAGAGTGACTACTTCCGGGTCATGTTCACAGCAGACATGCGAGAGAGAGACCAGGACAAGATCCACATGAAGGGGTTAACAGCTGCCGGCTTCGGCCACGTCCTGAGGTTCATGTACTACGGTTCACTGGAGCTCAGCATGGTCACTGTGCAGGAGATactacag GCGGCCATGTACGTCCAGCTGACAGAGGTGGTAGAGTTCTGCTGTTCCTTCCTGCTGTCTAAGATCTGTCTGGAGAACTGTGCCGAGGTGATGAGGCTGCTGGAGGACTTCAGCGTGGGTGTGGAGGGTGTGCAGGAGCAGCTCGACAACTTTCTGCTTGAGAACTTTGTTCCTCTGATGAGCAGACCTGACTTCCTGTCCTACCTCAGCCTGGAGAGACTGCAG gcgtACCTGGACAGTGATGCCCTGAGTCGCTTCCCAGAGATAGAGCTGTATGAGTCTGTCCAGGCCTGGCTACGACACGACCGGCGCCGctggagacacacagacactgtcGTCCAGTCTCTACGCTTCTGCCTCATGACCGCCGCTAATGTCTTCGAgaag GTGAAGACGTCAGAGTTCTATCGTTACTCTCGACAACTGCGTCAGGAGGTGGACCAGGCTCTCAGCTACTTCCACGACGTCAACGAGCAGCCGCTGGTCGAGACGCGGTCCAACCGCATCCGCTCGGTCCGACCACAGACCGCCGTGTTCAGGGGCATGATCGGACACAGCATGGTCAACAGCAAGATCCTACTGCTGCACAGACCCAAG GTGTGGTGGGAGTTGGAAGGTCCCCAGGTCCCTCTCCGTCCAGACTGCTTGGCCATTGTCAACAACTTTGCCTTCCTGTTGGGTGGGGAGGAGCTAGGGTCTGACGGGGAGTTCCACGCCTCCTCTAAAGTCTACCGCTACGACCCCCGCCAGAACTCCTGGCTACGCATGGCCGACATGTCTGTACCCAG GTCAGAGTTTGCAGTGGGGGTCATTGGTAAGTTCATCTATGCGGTTGCTGGCCGGACACGGGACGAGACATTCTATTCCACGGAGCGCTATGACATCACGGCGGACCGCTGGGAGTTTGTGGACCCGTACCCGGTCAACAAGTACGGTCACGAGGGCACGGTCCTGAACGGTAAACTCTACATCACTGGAGGAATCACATCCTCATCCACCTccaaacaggtgtgtgtgttcgaCCCTGGGCGGGACGCAGGGGGAGGGGTTTGTGTGGCGGGCTCGGGGGGAGCTGGTACGACGGACACACACAGGACGCGCTCAGCTCGCACTCCCATcctacccaacacacacaccagctgCTGGGAGAACAAGTCGAAGATGAACTACGCTCGCTGCTTCCATAAGATGATCTCCCACAACGGGAAGCTTTATGTGTTCGGGGGGGTGTGTGTGATCCTTCGGGCGTCGTTCGAGTCACAGGGCTGCCCGTCCACGGAGGTCTATGACCCTGAGACAGATGAGTGGACCATCCTGGCGTCGATGCCCATCGGGCGCAGTGGGCATGGTGTGGCGGTGCTGGACAGACAGATCATGGTGCTGGGGGGCCTCTGCTATAACGGACACTACTCTGACTCCATCCTCACCTTCGACCCGGACGACAACAAGTGGAAGGAAGACGAGTATCCCAGGATGCCTTGCAAACTGGACGGGCTGCAGGTGTGCACTTTGCACTTCCCTGAGTACGTCCTGGAGCACGTCCGGCGCTGCAGCTGA
- the klhl15 gene encoding kelch-like protein 15 isoform X2: MPVANQRCVMSGGEVEVYLSQVHDGSVSSGFRTLYEERLLLDVTLLIEEHHFQAHKALLATQSDYFRVMFTADMRERDQDKIHMKGLTAAGFGHVLRFMYYGSLELSMVTVQEILQAAMYVQLTEVVEFCCSFLLSKICLENCAEVMRLLEDFSVGVEGVQEQLDNFLLENFVPLMSRPDFLSYLSLERLQAYLDSDALSRFPEIELYESVQAWLRHDRRRWRHTDTVVQSLRFCLMTAANVFEKVKTSEFYRYSRQLRQEVDQALSYFHDVNEQPLVETRSNRIRSVRPQTAVFRGMIGHSMVNSKILLLHRPKVWWELEGPQVPLRPDCLAIVNNFAFLLGGEELGSDGEFHASSKVYRYDPRQNSWLRMADMSVPRSEFAVGVIGKFIYAVAGRTRDETFYSTERYDITADRWEFVDPYPVNKYGHEGTVLNGKLYITGGITSSSTSKQVCVFDPGRDAGGGVCVAGSGGAGTTDTHRTRSARTPILPNTHTSCWENKSKMNYARCFHKMISHNGKLYVFGGVCVILRASFESQGCPSTEVYDPETDEWTILASMPIGRSGHGVAVLDRQIMVLGGLCYNGHYSDSILTFDPDDNKWKEDEYPRMPCKLDGLQVCTLHFPEYVLEHVRRCS; encoded by the exons ATGCCCGTGGCCAATCAGAG gtgTGTGATGTCGGGGGGTGAGGTGGAGGTGTACCTGTCCCAGGTGCATGATGGGAGCGTGTCCTCAGGGTTCCGGACGCTGTACGAGGAGAGGCTCCTATTGGACGTCACACTGCTCATAGAGGAACACCACTTCCAG GCTCACAAGGCCCTGCTGGCGACCCAGAGTGACTACTTCCGGGTCATGTTCACAGCAGACATGCGAGAGAGAGACCAGGACAAGATCCACATGAAGGGGTTAACAGCTGCCGGCTTCGGCCACGTCCTGAGGTTCATGTACTACGGTTCACTGGAGCTCAGCATGGTCACTGTGCAGGAGATactacag GCGGCCATGTACGTCCAGCTGACAGAGGTGGTAGAGTTCTGCTGTTCCTTCCTGCTGTCTAAGATCTGTCTGGAGAACTGTGCCGAGGTGATGAGGCTGCTGGAGGACTTCAGCGTGGGTGTGGAGGGTGTGCAGGAGCAGCTCGACAACTTTCTGCTTGAGAACTTTGTTCCTCTGATGAGCAGACCTGACTTCCTGTCCTACCTCAGCCTGGAGAGACTGCAG gcgtACCTGGACAGTGATGCCCTGAGTCGCTTCCCAGAGATAGAGCTGTATGAGTCTGTCCAGGCCTGGCTACGACACGACCGGCGCCGctggagacacacagacactgtcGTCCAGTCTCTACGCTTCTGCCTCATGACCGCCGCTAATGTCTTCGAgaag GTGAAGACGTCAGAGTTCTATCGTTACTCTCGACAACTGCGTCAGGAGGTGGACCAGGCTCTCAGCTACTTCCACGACGTCAACGAGCAGCCGCTGGTCGAGACGCGGTCCAACCGCATCCGCTCGGTCCGACCACAGACCGCCGTGTTCAGGGGCATGATCGGACACAGCATGGTCAACAGCAAGATCCTACTGCTGCACAGACCCAAG GTGTGGTGGGAGTTGGAAGGTCCCCAGGTCCCTCTCCGTCCAGACTGCTTGGCCATTGTCAACAACTTTGCCTTCCTGTTGGGTGGGGAGGAGCTAGGGTCTGACGGGGAGTTCCACGCCTCCTCTAAAGTCTACCGCTACGACCCCCGCCAGAACTCCTGGCTACGCATGGCCGACATGTCTGTACCCAG GTCAGAGTTTGCAGTGGGGGTCATTGGTAAGTTCATCTATGCGGTTGCTGGCCGGACACGGGACGAGACATTCTATTCCACGGAGCGCTATGACATCACGGCGGACCGCTGGGAGTTTGTGGACCCGTACCCGGTCAACAAGTACGGTCACGAGGGCACGGTCCTGAACGGTAAACTCTACATCACTGGAGGAATCACATCCTCATCCACCTccaaacaggtgtgtgtgttcgaCCCTGGGCGGGACGCAGGGGGAGGGGTTTGTGTGGCGGGCTCGGGGGGAGCTGGTACGACGGACACACACAGGACGCGCTCAGCTCGCACTCCCATcctacccaacacacacaccagctgCTGGGAGAACAAGTCGAAGATGAACTACGCTCGCTGCTTCCATAAGATGATCTCCCACAACGGGAAGCTTTATGTGTTCGGGGGGGTGTGTGTGATCCTTCGGGCGTCGTTCGAGTCACAGGGCTGCCCGTCCACGGAGGTCTATGACCCTGAGACAGATGAGTGGACCATCCTGGCGTCGATGCCCATCGGGCGCAGTGGGCATGGTGTGGCGGTGCTGGACAGACAGATCATGGTGCTGGGGGGCCTCTGCTATAACGGACACTACTCTGACTCCATCCTCACCTTCGACCCGGACGACAACAAGTGGAAGGAAGACGAGTATCCCAGGATGCCTTGCAAACTGGACGGGCTGCAGGTGTGCACTTTGCACTTCCCTGAGTACGTCCTGGAGCACGTCCGGCGCTGCAGCTGA